Proteins encoded in a region of the Magallana gigas chromosome 8, xbMagGiga1.1, whole genome shotgun sequence genome:
- the LOC105345174 gene encoding uncharacterized protein isoform X2 has translation MEGHFGRSCAFGLLVFVFIVAGINANRCRPCDGPNSRYTEHLNNCDHQVTKEHVLLSLKALNYTFTSFRHKVENEINLIHYDHITPTCVQNPVSAKVKRKKDRFVHQTYANLSYAKDVLEGADETFKTFAPSLWNKSVHVQRELTNVMCNMVKVNRKIHCRKNKNKPSRRMMGFNKTRVCEKRNLFQNVSTDSERIACSLESLKHVKEVIANTLKFWNLCVEDLKNDYLCQFL, from the exons ATGGAAG GACATTTCGGCAGAAGTTGTGCGTTTGGCCTTTTGGTTTTCGTCTTTATTGTGGCCGGTATCAACGCCAATAGATGCCGTCCATGTGATGGACCAAACTCCAGATATACAGAACACTTGAATAATTGCGACCACCAGGTTACTAAAGAACACGTGCTGTTGTCACTGAAGGCTCTAAACTACACGTTCACATCATTTAGACATAAAGTG gaaaatgaaataaacctaATACATTATGACCATATTACACCTACCTGTGTCCAAAACCCTGTGTCTGCAAAGGTGAAGAGaaaaaag GATAGATTTGTACATCAAACGTATGCCAATTTATCTTATGCCAAAGATGTTCTTGAGGGTGCCGATGAAACGTTTAAAACGTTTGCCCCATCATTGTGGAACAAGAGcgtacatgtacaaagagaACTGACGAACGTCATGTGCAATATGGTTAAAGTCAACCGTAAAATCCACTGCagaaaaaataagaacaaaCCCTCTCGTAGAATGATGGGTTTCAATAAAACGAGAGTCTGTGAAAAGAGAAATTTGTTTCAAAACGTCTCTACCGATAGCGAGCGGATCGCGTGCTCTTTGGAATCACTCAAGCACGTGAAGGAAGTAATAGCGAACACGCTGAAATTCTGGAACCTATGTGTCGAGGATTTGAAGAATG ATTACTTGTGCCAATTTTTATAA
- the LOC105345174 gene encoding uncharacterized protein isoform X1, giving the protein MEGHFGRSCAFGLLVFVFIVAGINANRCRPCDGPNSRYTEHLNNCDHQVTKEHVLLSLKALNYTFTSFRHKVENEINLIHYDHITPTCVQNPVSAKVKRKKDRFVHQTYANLSYAKDVLEGADETFKTFAPSLWNKSVHVQRELTNVMCNMVKVNRKIHCRKNKNKPSRRMMGFNKTRVCEKRNLFQNVSTDSERIACSLESLKHVKEVIANTLKFWNLCVEDLKNGKLVLSKRCRKRKRCKSRKSKGKNQRRRCQRRKKNGKKQKKVAKKSKSFS; this is encoded by the exons ATGGAAG GACATTTCGGCAGAAGTTGTGCGTTTGGCCTTTTGGTTTTCGTCTTTATTGTGGCCGGTATCAACGCCAATAGATGCCGTCCATGTGATGGACCAAACTCCAGATATACAGAACACTTGAATAATTGCGACCACCAGGTTACTAAAGAACACGTGCTGTTGTCACTGAAGGCTCTAAACTACACGTTCACATCATTTAGACATAAAGTG gaaaatgaaataaacctaATACATTATGACCATATTACACCTACCTGTGTCCAAAACCCTGTGTCTGCAAAGGTGAAGAGaaaaaag GATAGATTTGTACATCAAACGTATGCCAATTTATCTTATGCCAAAGATGTTCTTGAGGGTGCCGATGAAACGTTTAAAACGTTTGCCCCATCATTGTGGAACAAGAGcgtacatgtacaaagagaACTGACGAACGTCATGTGCAATATGGTTAAAGTCAACCGTAAAATCCACTGCagaaaaaataagaacaaaCCCTCTCGTAGAATGATGGGTTTCAATAAAACGAGAGTCTGTGAAAAGAGAAATTTGTTTCAAAACGTCTCTACCGATAGCGAGCGGATCGCGTGCTCTTTGGAATCACTCAAGCACGTGAAGGAAGTAATAGCGAACACGCTGAAATTCTGGAACCTATGTGTCGAGGATTTGAAGAATGGTAAGTTGGTTTTAAGTAAAAGATGTAGGAAACGCAAAAGATGTAAGAGTAGAAAATCTAAGGGAAAAAACCAAAGGAGGAGATGTCAAAGACGGAAAAAGAATGGGAAGAAACAGAAAAAAGTGGCGAAAAAATCTAAATCGTTCTCATAA
- the LOC105345173 gene encoding actin-interacting protein 1, translating to MGSYEQIKCFASLPRTTRGKALVLNGDPKGKNMLYTNGNSVIIREVENPSVSDIYTEHAVHTTCAAYSPSGFYIASGDMSGKVRVWDTVNKEHILKNEYQPFAGEVKDIAWSGDSQRIAAGGQGNQKFSHVFTADSGNSLGDLIGHSSAVNNISFRPERPFRLVSASEDNSLCFYEGPPFKFKISLKDHTNFVNAVRYSPKGEYFVSGGADKKSYVYDGKTAEKVGELGSPSAHNGGIYAICFNSDGSQILTVSGDKTAKIFKVPSGELVQTFEMGKTVEDMQVGCLWQGDNILTVSLSGFINYLDINNPSTPKKVLKGHNKPITAMVLSEGTIYSAGGALDSHINYWDAGTGENDRFTGTGHKNQIQDMVIANGELITVSMDDTLKFSNAGTKQFGDSHSLESMPKAVAAGSNAAVVACINHVVVFQNKKKAFSQAVPYEPASVAVHPSSPVVAVCGAKDKKIHLYTISESSGALQETKTIDNVAEASDMMFSPDGQYLATAGADRYVRCFKLPDYELVFNDPTHSARATCVDWSPDSSLFATGSLDQNIVVWKPTAPHSQRSLVIKAAHKLSHPTRVRWLNNDTVVSAGHDSNIKQWKIQF from the exons atggGGAGCTATGAACAAA TCAAGTGTTTTGCAAGTTTACCAAGAACAACAAGAGGCAAAGCCTTGGTTCTTAATGGAGACCCAAAGGGTAAAAACATGCTCTATACCAATGGAAACAGTGTCATAATCAGAGAAGTTGAG AATCCCTCAGTGTCGGACATCTACACAGAGCATGCAGTTCACACAACATGTGCAGCCTACTCCCCCAGTGGATTTTATATTGCATCAGGAG acaTGTCTGGAAAAGTGCGGGTTTGGGATACAGTTAATAAGGAACACATCTTGAAAAACGAGTACCAGCCATTTGCTGGAGAGGTCAAGGACATTGCCTGGTCTGGAGACAGTCAGAGAATAGCAGCTGGTGGACAGGGAAACCAAAA ATTTTCTCATGTCTTTACTGCAGACAGTGGAAACTCCTTGGGAGATTTGATAGGACACAGTAGTGCTGTTAACAACATTAGCTTCCGTCCAGAGAGACCCTTCAGATTAGTCAGTGCCAGTGAAGATAACTCTCTCTGTTTTTATGAGGGTCCACCCTTCAAGTTTAAAATCTCTCTGAAG GATCACACAAACTTTGTTAATGCTGTCAGATACTCTCCTAAAGGAGAATACTTTGTCAGTGGTGGAGCAGACAAAAAG TCCTATGTATATGATGGTAAGACTGCTGAGAAAGTGGGAGAGCTGGGATCACCCTCAGCTCACAATGGTGGAATCTATGCT ATATGCTTTAACAGTGATGGATCCCAAATTTTAACTGTGTCAGGTGATAAGACTGCCAAAATCTTCAAAGTCCCAAGTGGAGAACTTGTACA GACCTTTGAGATGGGGAAGACAGTGGAGGACATGCAGGTGGGCTGTCTGTGGCAGGGTGACAACATCCTGACCGTGTCTCTGTCAGGGTTCATCAACTACCTGGACATCAACAACCCCTCCACCCCCAAAAAAGTCCTGAAG GGTCACAACAAGCCAATAACAGCGATGGTTCTCAGCGAGGGAACAATCTATTCAGCAGGAGGGGCCTTAGACTCCCACATCA ACTACTGGGATGCTGGTACAGGGGAGAATGATAGGTTCACAGGAACCGGTCACAAGAACCAGATCCAAGATATGGTGATAGCCAATGGAGAACTGATAACAGTCAGCATGGATGACACTCTTAAGTTCTCCAATGCAGGCACTAAGCAGTTTGG AGACTCTCATAGCCTGGAGTCCATGCCTAAGGCAGTAGCCGCAGGGTCCAATGCTGCAGTAGTGGCCTGTATTAATCAT GTGGTAGTTTTCCAGAACAAGAAGAAGGCCTTCTCCCAAGCTGTGCCCTATGAACCAGCCAGTGTGGCGGTTCACCCCAGCTCTCCTGTGGTCGCTGTGTGTGGAGCTAAG GACAAGAAGATTCATCTGTACACAATCAGTGAGAGCAGTGGAGCTCTGCAGGAGACCAAGACGATAGACAATGTAGCCGAAGCCAGCGACATGATGTTCTCTCCAGACGGCCAGTATCTGGCAACAGCCGGAGCCGATAGATACGTCCGATGCTTCAAACTACCCGACTATGAG CTGGTGTTCAATGATCCTACTCACTCAGCCAGAGCCACATGTGTAGACTGGTCCCCAGACTCCTCTCTGTTTGCAACTGGTTCCCTTGACCAGAATATTGTAGTCTGGAAACCCACAGCCCCTCATAGCCAGCGCAGCTTGGTCATCAAAG CTGCCCACAAACTGAGTCATCCTACAAGGGTACGGTGGTTGAACAATGACACGGTCGTGTCGGCAGGCCATGACAGTAACATCAAACAATGGAAGATTCAGTTCTAG
- the LOC105345172 gene encoding uncharacterized protein — MRCALVLVATVLVVSTIGARVLDDKGDIFTSVKRAPASTEFDVLDLLFKYGDEDESDSLEYSEVMELFCGRIFSVNINDILASIMKQDKDRNNSIDRDEWRSIAFTKEELKTFDRSPYITILA; from the exons ATGCGTTGTGCGTTAGTTCTAGTTGCTACCGTTTTGGTCGTCTCTACCATAGGAGCACGTGTTCTTGATGATAAAGGGGACATCTTCACTTCTGTGAAAAGA GCCCCGGCGTCTACAGAGTTCGATGTCCTTGACCTGCTGTTTAAGTATGGGGACGAGGACGAGTCTGACAGCCTGGAGTACTCCGAGGTCATGGAGTTGTTTTGTGGACGGATTTTTTCAGTTAATATAAATGACATCTTGGCGTCCATCATGAAACAAGATAAAGACAGAAACAACAGCATTGACCGGGATG aatGGAGGTCCATTGCTTTCACCAAAGAAGAACTAAAGACCTTTGACCGTTCTCCCTATATCACCATTCTGGCTTAA
- the LOC105345170 gene encoding uncharacterized protein: MVRAAIIYCITLSLVCTCWTFSLRNIKSDKEVLLRELVDDLKDEEKRSEHAHGIVFFFGDLNRDGALTEVELRRLFSGNVFAAHLEDLIRVLLSRDLDNSQSLDVHEWEDIESMSRGELALMLLSMG, from the exons ATGGTTCGCGCTGCAATAATTTACTGCATCACTCTGAGTCTAGTCTGCACTTGCTGGACATTCTCCCTCAGAAACATTAAGTCTGACAAGGAGGTTCTTCTGAGAGAATTG GTTGATGACCTGAAAGACGAAGAAAAACGCTCTGAACACGCCCATGGCATCGTCTTCTTTTTTGGAGATCTGAATCGTGACGGCGCTTTGACTGAGGTGGAGCTGAGGAGACTGTTCTCGGGCAATGTGTTCGCCGCTCACCTCGAGGACCTCATTCGTGTTCTATTGTCACGTGACCTCGACAACAGTCAATCTCTAGATGTTCATG AATGGGAAGACATCGAATCCATGTCCAGGGGAGAACTGGCGCTGATGCTGCTGTCCATGGGCTGA